The genomic window ATCCGACGGGTATCCTTCCCAAAGGGAGCCGGACGGTTACTAGGATTTTGGGTTTCTTTCGGGAAAATCGCACCGAACTGGATTTCCAGAGGATCATTCCCCGTCCCGTAAACGTGTTGATCCCGCAGAGGTTGTTTGTAATCTGCGAACAGCGTTACAAACTGGGGCACTTTGCGGAAAGGAGCACTGTAGTTAAACAGGTCAATTTGTGGCCCCCAGTTGCGACATTCTTGGGCTTCTTGACCCAAACCGCGCAAATAGGGAACGGTTTCTTCCCCAAAATAATCAGAATATTCTTGAGAATCCACCATCGCATCCACTAAGGCGCCTAAGCCTCCTTTGGACACAATCGAGAAATATTTGCTAAATTCTTCAGGAGAACTTAAACCCCGACCTAAGAAGTGACGGGCTGCCAGTTCCACCACCCGACTATTGACAAAGGGTTGATAGAACTGTGAACGGTATAACGGAGATTTCCCTAAACGGCGAATGAACTCTTTAGTAGAGATTTCGCTGTTTTTTACTTTGGATTCTAAGTCGGAAACTCCCAAGCTATAAGCACGGGTAATATCCCGTTCAAACACTTGGCGATAGGCGGCTTTCACCACATCTTGTTTTTCCGCCGAAGACAGTCCGGGTTTCATCACGAACTTCTGACGCCGCTCGGCTGCGTTGAAGTAAATTTGAGGCAGTTGTAACCCTTGCTGGTCACTGCTAGGACGTTGCCGCACTTTAGTCCCAGGAGTTGCCGCTTCAAATTCAGTGATTAACACATTGAAGTATTGCAGGGCAATTTCTTGAGCTTCTTTATCGTCTTTCAAATAGCCCAAAGCTGCTCGACGCATTTCTTGGAGGGCTACTAAAGTCGCCGCGCTGGAACAGGCATTTTCAATGATTTCCCGTAATCCCCGCACGTTAACCGCAATCAGAGTCGGATCGCCAGCGACAATCGCGTAGGTCGTATAACGCAAGAACCAGCTTAAATCCCGGAGGGATTTAGTCATATTTCCAGGGCCATAACGAGAAACGTTAATCGGCTGGAACCCAGGAGGTAAAAATACGGCTGGCCCGCCTCCGTTGTCGGCAAAAATTGATTTTAAGCCACCTAACAGACTGGCACCTGAGCTACTCACATAGGAAATGGTTCCCAGTTTCATATCTTGGGTGAGGTTACTGCTACCGCCACCAACGCTGGCCATTGCCATCGTTGGAATTTCGCTAGGCTTTTCCAAGAACGCCAGAGGTGAACCTCCGGTGAAAATCCGATTAGCTGCACGAGAGACGATCAATTCTGCATTTTGTGTCAGAATTTGAGCAATCTCTAGACGTTTCGCCCCGGAACTGAAATAGGTTGCCAGTTCACTTAATTCGCTTCTGCCCAAAAAGCGATCTTGTTGCTCCGCTTGGGAAATGGTTGCAACGGGTACGGTTTGATAGAGTTGCGGACGCGCAACTGAGCTTCCACCACTTGCCTTTACACTCATTCGATCTCTGTCGCTCCCTATCTGAATCGTTATTACAGTATGGAACCTGAAGTATGGTACTGTTCTCAAACAATAAACGAAATTAGTTTTGGCTGAATGGTAAGAGTGCCTTCCAACCACTTCTGTTGCTTGAGTTGTTGCCAGTTTAATCTTTCAGATTAAAATGATTTTGGCTGATTACCAGACATTTATAAAAAATCGTACCGACAATTATTGTATAGACTTGGGTGAAGTTATCTGAGAAAAAAGAATAAGTTTTATTAAGCTGTCGGTTGTCGGTTGTCGGTTAACGCTCAACAGCCAAGACCTTGTTCCCTCTCTCCCAATTCCCTCTTAATCTACTGTACAGCAATCCCTGCTTAACTGACGAAGGGGTTTGGGGGAGCGATAAGTCCCACGCTGAATTTCACAAAACGAAAAAATAACCACCAAATCAGCGTGGGTTACATGGACTCCCCCAAGTTAATTTTGTATGTCCTAATCCCGACAAAGTTAACAATAATGTGTTAGAGTATATCTAAGAGTTTTGAAAGCAACAATGTTTCAAGGGTATAAATTCCGAATCTATCCAACGCTTGAACAGCAGATTTCCTTAGCCAAAAGCTTTGGCTGTTGCCGTTGGTATTGGAATTATGCCCTAAACTTATGTCAAGAAACATATCAACAAACGGGAAAAGGATTATCAAGAAAATTAATTCAAACATTGTTACCTCAACTCAAAAAGGAATATCCTTGGCTAAAAGATGCTTATTCCCAATGTTTACAAGTTGTCGCTCTTAACTTATCTACCGCTTACAAGAACTTCTTTGAGAAACGGGCAAGATTACCTCAATTCAAATCCAAACACGGTAGACAATCAATTAGTTATCCCCAAAGCGTTAAATTTGAAGGGGATTACCTGAAGTTACCCGGTAAAGTGGGGTTAGTTTATTGTCGTCGCCATCGAGAAATTGAGGGAATAATTAAAACCGTTACCATCTCAAAGAATTCTGATGGGAAATATTACGCATCCGTTTTAGTTGATGACAGGAAAGAAACACCTAATTCGTCAATTAACGGGAAAGCCATTGGAATTGACCTGGGGTTAACCCACTTGGCAATCACCAGCGATGGAGATAA from Planktothrix serta PCC 8927 includes these protein-coding regions:
- a CDS encoding phycobilisome rod-core linker polypeptide, translated to MSVKASGGSSVARPQLYQTVPVATISQAEQQDRFLGRSELSELATYFSSGAKRLEIAQILTQNAELIVSRAANRIFTGGSPLAFLEKPSEIPTMAMASVGGGSSNLTQDMKLGTISYVSSSGASLLGGLKSIFADNGGGPAVFLPPGFQPINVSRYGPGNMTKSLRDLSWFLRYTTYAIVAGDPTLIAVNVRGLREIIENACSSAATLVALQEMRRAALGYLKDDKEAQEIALQYFNVLITEFEAATPGTKVRQRPSSDQQGLQLPQIYFNAAERRQKFVMKPGLSSAEKQDVVKAAYRQVFERDITRAYSLGVSDLESKVKNSEISTKEFIRRLGKSPLYRSQFYQPFVNSRVVELAARHFLGRGLSSPEEFSKYFSIVSKGGLGALVDAMVDSQEYSDYFGEETVPYLRGLGQEAQECRNWGPQIDLFNYSAPFRKVPQFVTLFADYKQPLRDQHVYGTGNDPLEIQFGAIFPKETQNPSNRPAPFGKDTRRILIRNGAGIDNQLSNPAARAENPGSLGPKVFKLDQLPGGYISSRFKRSGSSKGTSVNYSETSTQALIRAAYRQVFGRELYDGQRQTVAEIKLENGDITVREFIRILAKSDVFRKMYWTSLYVCKAIEYIHRRLLGRPTYGRQEMNSYFDLCSKKGFYALVDALLDSQEYNEAFGEDTVPYERYLTPGGVSLRTGRVAAFAEKKPVGTEVITPRFIELGTPEIKGEIELDNRIAQGVSKRREQSKVFKLTTTTDKVALKTLIQAVYRQIFERNIDPYVTKNEFTALESKLGNNEINLKEFVEALGSTSLYIKEFYTPYPNTKVIELGTKHFLGRAPLNQSEIRVYNQILATDGLKGFINAMVNSVEYAQLFGEDTVPYRRYPTLPAANFPNTERLYNQLTKQNDELVVPSFEPVAATDRS
- a CDS encoding RNA-guided endonuclease InsQ/TnpB family protein, with protein sequence MFQGYKFRIYPTLEQQISLAKSFGCCRWYWNYALNLCQETYQQTGKGLSRKLIQTLLPQLKKEYPWLKDAYSQCLQVVALNLSTAYKNFFEKRARLPQFKSKHGRQSISYPQSVKFEGDYLKLPGKVGLVYCRRHREIEGIIKTVTISKNSDGKYYASVLVDDRKETPNSSINGKAIGIDLGLTHLAITSDGDKYSNPKHFAKHQRNLKRKQQKLSRKQKAGTERSRSGSNSRQKARLKVAKVHAKIARCREDFLHKLSRKIVNENQVIAVEDLGVKNMVKNHKLSKAISDCGWGMFGTMLKYKAEKEGKTYIEIDRFFPSSKTCNVCLNQVGSLPLDIRSWPIEHCQTIHDRDINAAINIKTEALRILSLGKAR